The sequence GGCGGGTAATTTTCCAGGTTTCCGCACGGGAACAAAACCCGCCTTGAGTTGATAAGCCAGAGGTGTCGCAAAAATAAACCCCCTCGATTCCATACCCACAACATAATCTGGGGCTAAATTTGCCGTTTGGCACTGCTCTGTCAATCGGTCAATTGTATATTGCAGACCTTGAGGATTATTTAATAAAGTCGTTATGTCTCGATACAAAATTCCTGGTTGAGGAAAATCAGCAATATCGCGAATTAAAGATTTGAGTTCCATAAATAAACGTCAATAAATTAGATTAGACTGGTTTTTGAGTAAGATAGCTATGGCATCATAGCACCAGAGATTTATTTGTTATCCTCGACAAAGAACAATCATCGATAACTATAATTTGGACTGAGTTTTACCATGAGCCAATCTGCAAGTTTAGAATCCGATTTTGCTGACTCTATAAATAGCCCCGCCTCGATTTTAAATACTTTACCAGACATATCTCTCCCTTCTAAGGGTTGTTCTCCTCATACTCAACAACAAATTGATTTGCTGCTGCTTGCTCTAGAAGCTTTAGAACTAGGGGCATCAGAACAAATGCTGGCAACGGCAAGACAACTAGGCATAGAGCCAATTATTAAACATCGTGTTAATCTGTGGCGTTTGCGCTGTAGCAATCCCTGGAGACGTTCTTATACTAGAGATTATTTGAGTTTAGATCAGGCCAAAGCATTGGTTATTATTGCAGCCTATCGAGCCAAAGACTTGATGGTAGTTATCAGACAGCTATTAGTAGCAGAACAGCAAATGCGAGAGAAAAATCTTCCTTTAGATAATCACTTTCGACTTTCAGAATATTTAGAACGATTTCGCGCTCATTTTCGTAGTCGAATGAACTCGCGCCGTGCTAAGGTATCAGCCTATATTGCCTCAGAAGAACAGCTCAATGAATTAGCCTTGTCTTTATTAAATAAGCTATTATTTTGTACTGGAACCAAAGGAATGCAGCGGGTTTGGTTTAGTTTGTTTGATGGAGAAGTGGCTTAAAAAATGAATACGAAACGACAGTATAGTTTGCCTAACTGTAATCTAATTTTGGAAGGTTTAGAAGATACCGATACCGAAAACGTTGATATTTTAGATGGAAAACCCCCGATGTCTATTTTGATTAATGCTGAGTGTCACTTGCTTGGCTCTAATCAAAAGTTGAGTGGTGGCAGCGTGTTCTTAAAAAATCTCTCCTATGCCGTAAGTAATTATGCTCAAGGGTTGCTTAGTGGGTTACCTCAAACCGCTCGCCACGCTGCCGAATATCCTCAGGTATCGATGACTAATCTAGCCGAACAACATCTTCATCGTTTAACTTTCGAGCCTGAGCCTGAGGGTGAAGAGATTAAAACCGAGATCGATTTAACTACGGTAGAGCTATTTGATTTAGTTGATGCGATCGACCAGTTTTATGCGGATCGTTCTACCTTACCTAATATGACCCTTGATTTGCAGTCCGTCAGCAGACGCTATCGTAAACCAGAACAGCCTCTAGCAGAAAGATTAACTCCTGTGGCAATTGGTTTTACTGGTTTGGCGATCGCAGCGGGAGCATTTTTTGTGATTCCTCCACCAGAAATTAGGCCGCCAGAATCGACTCCAATTAACCAAACAAATCAAACGAAGCCTTCTACTACAGAAACTACCCCTCTCAATGAAGAATAAAAACGATAAATCTAAAAATTGAAATAAATATTATTTATAATGCCTCAAACTGCTTTAAATTTAATTGCGGTAGGAATCTTCTTGATGACTATGACATCTTTACTAGGACCAATTTTTCAGATTCCTCCTGTTGTTCCCGCTGCCGTCACCTTTGGCATCTTAAGTTTAGCTACAGTAGACACCTTAAGTTGGAATAGTAGAGGCGTTTCGCTTTTGCTAGACTTGTTTGCCTCACAAGAACAACGTCAACGTATTATTAACCATGAAGCAGGACATTTTTTGACCGCTTATTTTTTAGGAATACCGATTACGGGCTATACCCTAACTGCTTGGGAAGTTTTAAAACAGGGGCGCTTAGGTAGCGGTGGGGTAAGCTTTGATACAGAAGCCTTAACAGCGAGACCATTTCAATTTGAGGCTATGCGTTTAACTTTAGAGCGTTTTAGCACCGTTTGGATGGCAGGGATAGCTGCGGAGACAATAGTCTATGGCGATGCACAAGGTGGTGCTGAAGATCGACAGCAGTTACGACAAGCTTTAGTAATGGCTGGTCTTCCAGAAGTAGGCTATCCTCAGAAAGAACGCTGGGCTAAGCTACAGGCAACTAACTTATTGACCAGGCATCAGCAATCTTATGAAGCTTTGGTAGAGGCAATGAAACAAAGAGCTTCTGTAGCCGAATGCTATGCAGTAATACAGCAATATTGTGATGCTGACAGTGAACAACTAGCTGCCAGTAATTAAGATTCAAATCAGATCTCAATCCACTGAATGCAAATCCTCAAAGATGAGGCTGTTGGAATTTATAGATATCTTGAATTACTTGCACCCAACCACCAGCGACAGATTGCAAAATGCGATCGCCTTTTTCTTTCGTAGCAATAGTTGCGTCTCCCATTACTCCGCTTTTACTTAATTCTTTGGTTAGCCAAGCAAAAGGTAATTTTCCTTCCATGTCTAACAAGCTATTTTCTGGTAAGCCTTGAGGATATTCTTTTACTGCCTGATTCATCTGAACCTGTTTGGGTAATAAAGACAGCATGAGACTAGTTTCTGCATCTCCTGCATGAATGCCATATTCTTGTTCTTTGGGTGTGAGTAAATCAGCAGCATTATGAGGCACGCGCCAGGTAAACAAAGGAAACACTGCAAAATCTGGATGTTTTTGATGAACATCTCTGGCTGCTATTTCCATAATTTGTGGCTGTCCTCCGTGAGAATTCATCAATACCAGTTTGCGAAAACCTGAGCGATAGATGCTCATAGCCATTTCGGTGATTACAGACAATAAGGTGTTGGCACTAAGAGTAATAGTCCCTGGGAAACCAGAATGTTCGTTAGATTTACCATAATAAAGACAGGGTAAAGCATAGGCAGGAATATCTTTTTCTAATTGCCCTAACGCTTTACCTAACACTCCCAAACTAATGGCAGAATCCACCGCAATAGGTAAATGAGGACCATGTTGTTCGATCGCGCCTATAGGTTGGATAATTACCACATTTTCCTTGTCTGGCATTTGCTCAATTTCTTTCCAGGTGAGATAAGGAAAGTAACGTTGAGGAGGAATAAAACCGTGCATCATAAAATTACTCTGAGTCTTTGATTAGTGAAGCCAACAATGTTTTTTGAGAAAGTTTCAAGGGTCGATCGCAGCCACCCCTCTGGACAAAGCTCAGGTTGAACTACATCAACTACATCATCCAAGCTTAAATGTTATTAGTCCCTCTCTGCAATTATTAGTACTCAAGACATTAACTAGACTAGTAGCCAGATTAGAACCAAGAACTAACATAGTGCCAGTAGCGATCGCTCTTTATATTTAACTCAAAGGCTGAAAAAAAGAATCAGCCCTGGTTGATATCAACCAGGGCTGTATTATTGAGTCTAGAAAGCAATAATGGTATGAATCTTAGTGGCCGTAAGGCAGGTACTGATTTACATCAACTTGACCTTGAACATTAGTTTGATTGGCATCTTGAATAATTGCGTTACCATGACCGACACCAGCAGCTTCGTTGGCGTTTAATTGGACTGAAGTTTGAGCATCGGGAGTGGAATAACCACCTAAGTCTAGTTGGTTTTGGTAATTAGTTTGGTCGGTGTTTTGGTGGATGAAATTACTAGTACCGACAGCAGCCCCCGAGTTTGTATTGTTTTGAATGCTAGTCTGAGCGTCTTGAGCTTGGGCTACGCTTGGGTTTCCCGAGCTTGTAGAACCAAGCTGTTGAGCAAAAGCAGTTAAAGGAGCGAAAGCGATAATTGCAGTTAGAATACCTAGTGTAGATTTTTTCATTTTAGACCTCGTAAAAGTAAGATTTAGTATGTGTGTTTTGCTTACATTTACTAATTACGATTGGTCTATTTTTTTATGCAGATTTACTTTGAGTTTGTAAAGAAGCGATGCAATGAATATGAAGGACTTGTTAGCATAATAAATACTTACACGACCTACACAGCATACTTCATGAGCATTGAAATTGAAACACAGATTGTCCAAGCTGAAGAACAGCTTAGGCTGGCAATGCTTAATTCTGATGTAAACACACTTGATTAATTGCTTGCACCAGAAGTTATTTTTACCAACCATCTTGGTCAAGTATTAGGAAAACAAGACGATCTTGAGGCTCACCAATCGGGAACACTTAAAGTAGAAGTTTTAACACCTTTTGAGCAACACATTCAATTAATAAAAGACGTGGCGATTGTCACTGTTCGAGTACATTTAGCAGGTAGCTACGCTGGTATTACATCTGAGGGTGATTTTCGATTTACTCGTGTTTGGACTCTTTCTTCTAATGGTGCTTGGCAGATCATTGTTGCTCATTCTAGTGTTGTGACTCAGTAGGTAAAAATTCTGGCGTTGCTGATTTAGCGAACGAGCGCGTGACGCGGAGGACGCGATATGTCCTAAAGCATACCGCTCCGAGACCGAAGGGCGGAGTGCGGTTTATCCGTGAATCGTTTAGGGCATATAGCTTTTAGCTTTTAGTCTATAACTAACCTTCCTTTCTTAGATTATAAAAGTAATCAATTCGCGCTTCGTACCTCGATTCAGCAACGCCAAAATTCTTTTGTATAAGCGATCGCCCTAACTTTATCGCCTAGTTAAAACTACTTACCAAAAGTGGGTTTTGGGAATCGAATTTAGTATTAGTAGCAGCTAATTCAATTCAAAAATTAACAGTTATGCCTAAAGGTTATACCCTGAATAGCCATTTAATCGGCTTTGATTAAGGTAAATCAAGCTTTCTACATTAGTTCTACATATTTCTGCCGAAACTTCTTAAATTCTTTAAAAAATAGTTATAAATACCTAGATATAATTACAGCATAATCTTAAATAATACAAGTGTCTTCTTTTGCTGCGGTAGAAGTAGATATTGATTAATTAAATAATGAAAAATTCTCAAAATAATCAAGGTGTTTTATTTATACTGCTCAAAAACAGTATCGTGCAGTTTATAGCTGGTATCTTATCTCTTTTAATTATTCTCATAGCAGCTAATGCTATTGACGTTAAATTAATTCAGATTGGCTTAAAATGTATTGGTTACGGATTCTTTTGCTACATGACAACCCCTTTGATGATTTACTGGCTAGCCTATGCGAGTGAAGGAACAGCGACGGTCAAAAAAATGACGATTACTATTGTTTTGACCGCATTATATAGCTACATAATTTGGGATGCTTATTTCTTTTTCCGAGGTGCGATCGCTTCTTTATTTTCTTAGCTGGTTAAATTGATCTTATTGAGATTGAGATCATCCTGCACCAAATAGCCGTGATAGAATAACTCACATCTAATACCGTAGCTCAAGCTGTAAATTTGGTAGAACATGGCAGAGGAAACAAATAAGCAAGATCGGGCAAAGCCAGCAGCAGAAAAAAAGGCAGATGCTAAACCTGCTGCTAAAACAGCAGCTAAAAAAGCTAAACCGCCAAAGTTGGAAGATAAACCCTTTAGTGAATTTATTCAAGAGCATTATCTTCCAGCATTAAAAGAGGCTATGGCTGGCGAGGGAATTGAGGAAGTTGATTTAACTTTTGTAGAGCAAGGAGTACCAATTAAAGGGGCAAACTCTAATGAACCCTGTTGGCAGGTAGTAGGTAAATGGCAAAATGGCGATCGCGCTTTTAATCTCTATTTTCCCGATGAAGATATTTCAGGTCAAAAAGCATTTTCTTATTCTACTTATGGTATTAATCCCAGCACGATTGAATCTTTCATGATTGACGAGCGAAGAGTCAATTTGGAGTTGCTAGTTATGTATACTGTGCAAAGACTTAATGCTCAAAAATGGTTAACTAGAAACTAAGCATTGATTATATTTCACGATGATTAATCAGTTAGAGATAGGGGTAGTATCTTAACTGCCTCTATTTTTTGGCAATTAATTATTAATTAAAAATTTTCTTTATTATTATTGGGTTACTGATTAAACTAATTTTATGCTGTAATTGGCATAAATACAAAATTAGCCTTAGTTGATATGCTGGTATACATTTTGCTATTTAATGCGGGAACTGATAATGAAGGAATTCATACGGTTCAGATGAGCGATCGCAATACCATCTTGATGTTTCAAGAAGAAGATGACGCTCTTCGTTACGCAGGATTATTAGAAGCTCAAGACTTCCCTGAACCAAAGGTAGAAGCAATTGATTCTGAAGAAGTCGAGCAGTTTTGCCGTCAGGCAGATTATGACTCTAAAATTATTGAGCCAGGAGAATTAGAAATACCTCCGGAGAAAAATGTTGAGGATCTTAGCTGGGATGAAAGTCAGCCAGAAAATATCGATACTGCTTCAGAAGCCGAATCGATTGCTAATGATGAGTTAGAGCGAATTCGCCGTCAACTTGAAGGGCTTTTGTAATAAGCGCCAAGTATTGAGGCAGCAGGATTAAGGAAAGCTAATAGCCGAGCGGTAGAAATGTTATTACCAAAAAAGCTTTGAGCAATTAAAACTAGCAAGGACATAAAAGTCATCTATGAATAATTTGCAGTCGAGGGGACATTTGTTAACCGAACAAATTAACCCTCAAAGTCAGAACTTAGATAGCTTATCTACTTTAGAAATAGTCGATTTATTCAATCAAGAAGATCGACAGACGATAAAAGCGATCGCTCAAGCTCGTGTTTCTTTAGCCAAAACTATAGATCTGGCTGCTGCTGCGTTTAGACAAGGTGGTAGATTATTTTATGTCGGTGCAGGTACTAGCGGTAGGCTGGGTGTTTTAGATGCAGCAGAATGTCCTCCTACCTTTTGTACTCCGCCAGAATTAGTCCAGGGAATTTTAGCTGGTGGTACAGCAGCTTTGATTAAAAGTTCCGAGGCTTTGGAAGATCGCCCTGAAGATGGGGCGCAGGCAATTCGCGATCGCCAAATAACCCCTGTCGATGTAGTTATTGGCATTACCGCAGGAGGAACTACTCCTTTTGTTCATGGAGCATTACGAGAGGCTAAATTACTAGGGGCGACAACTGTTGCCATGAGTTGCGTTAGTGCCGAACAAGTCCCCATTGATGCTGATGTTGATATCCGTCTGTTAGTCGGTGCGGAAATTTTGGCAGGCTCGACTAGGCTCAAAGCAGGTACAGTAACTAAAATGGCGTTGAATATTATTTCGACCGGAGCAATGGTACGCTACGGCAAAGTTTACGGCAATCGGATGATTGATGTTGCCGTAACTAACGACAAGCTTCGCGATCGCGCTTTACGGATTATTGCCGATCTAACCGATCTAGATCGCCAAGCAGCAGGGGAATTATTAGCCAAAAGTCAGAATAAAGTGAAGTTAGCCCTTTTAATCTACTGGACTGGTATGGATTCAGCGGCAGCAGAGGCATTATTAAATGAGCCTCAGGAAAACCTGCGATCGCTAATTGAACGACAAGCACCTAATTCTTAATGTTCGCTACACTATCGCCGCCAAGCTTTTAATTTAGTAGAGTTCTTCCTTCTTTATCGGTCATTTCTCATCCCGACAAAACCTTTTATCCTGCGAGAAATCCTTTCGTTAGTCTAGTTGGGATCATAAAATAATAACAATTATTGGTTATTTAGATGCTAAATCAAATATTGATCGCCGTTTTTGACCATTAATCTAACTAACCTTACAAAAAATACCTAAATAAAGAATGATAGACGGATCGGAATCTCTTGCCACTTTTATTCTTTTAGCTGCTGTTGTCGCCATTTTGGTCTGGGGATACAATAGAGCTAAGACCTATGGCAGACTGGGAATTTTAGCTTGGCTGCAATCAATTGTTCTGATGAGTCCTTGGCTCTTGTTTTTTGGCTTGTTCGCTTTAGGCATATATCTTAATTTAGTCGGCATACTGTTTTTATTGTTAGTTTCAATTGCCGTTTATATCTGGCTAGGCAAACAACTTAGAGCAGCGGGACAAGAAGCTCTATTACAGCAAAAAGCAGCGGAAAGAATCAAACAACAAGCAGAAATAGAACAGGTATCACCTGCACCAAATTCTAATGAACTTGAGCAAAAAGCAGTAATAGAAGTATCACCCATTCCCGACGAAGATTTGACCGCATTGAAGGCAATTTTTGGCATAGATACCTTTTTTGCGACGGAAACTATTCCCTATCAAGATGGTGCGATCTTTAAAGGTAACCTTCGCAGTGAACCAGATATCGCCTATTCTAAAATGAGTCAAAAGTTAGATCGAGCTTTTGATGATAAATATCGCCTGTTTCTGGTAGAAAGCCCTGAAGAAAGACCTGTAGTCGTTATTTTGCCTAAAACTAACGATCCTCAGACTACTACCCTGGCACAGAAAAACTTAGCCCTAGTCTTATTAATTGGCACGATTTTAACTAGCTTAGAGGCAGCCAGTTTATTGCAGGGGTTTGACCTTTTCAATGATTTTAGTCGCTATGGCGAAGTTATTCCTCTTAGTTTGGGGTTGTGGTCTGTATTAATTGCTCACGAAATTGGCCATCGAGTTATTGCTAACCGTTACCATATTCGCCTAAGTATTCCCTTCTTTTTACCTAGCTGGCAAATCGGCTCTTTCGGTGCAATTACTCGTTTTGAGTCTTTGTTGCCCAACCGTACAGCTTTATTTGATATTTCTTTTGCTGGTCCTGCCGTAGCAGGAGTTGTTTCGTTATTGCTGTTGGTTTCTGGTTTAACCCTGTCCCATCCTGGCAGTATGTTTCAGTTACCCACAGAATTTTTTCGCGCCTCGATCTTGGTTGGAACTTTAGCGAAAGTAATTCTTGGTTCAGCTTTGGAGAAGGCAGTGGTCGATATTCATCCGTTGGTAATAATTGGCTGGCTGGGTTTGGTGATCACTGCTTTAAATCTTTTGCCCGCTGGAAAGTTAGACGGAGGCAGAATCGTTCACGCCATTTATGGACGTAAAACTGCTAGACGCGCTACCTTGGCAACTCTGATTATTTTGGGAATCGTTTCCTTGTTTAATCCTGCTAACCCGATACCTTTATATTGGTCAGTATTGATTTTGTTTTTACAGCGAGATTTAGAACGCCCAGTCCAAAATGAATTAACTGAACCAGACGATAGTAGAGCAGCCTGGGCTTTGTTGGCGTTGTTTTTAATGCTGGCAACTTTAATTCCACTTAGTGCTGGTTTAGCTGGTCGGATTGGCTTAGGCGCTTAGTTTTAGATAGTAGAAAAGTAAGCTGCAACTCGAAGTTATTATATAAACACTAAAAAACGACCATGACTTTAAATATCATGAATCGCATCTTGGTTATTATTTTACTGTGAATCAGTCGATTGGGGGAGAGGATGGGCTAGATTTAAAGAAACCTCCTTGGATTCTTAAACTTTTAAAGACGTAATATAAAATCAACTAGCCTTTAAATATTCCTCTCCTATGTCTTTTGGCAAACTTTATTAGACTTCCCAATGAAATAGTTTGTAGAGTTGAATTTGATGACAAAGTGTTCCAAAAAGTTCTAACTAAATGTTTTATATATTACCGCACAATAACTAAAATTAATAGTGATACTTTGGCAACAAGCCTAACTGGCTCAGATTACGAATCTTCTTGATGCTATTCGGTCGCTACATACGCCATAATAACCAATAGTAATTCGCCTATTTTTTGCTCAATCTATATAATAAGCTATTGTGTAGATTCATAGCGGGAGGTACTTGCTATAATCTGCCTTGGGAAGAAGCTTGGTGTACTTCTTTGTACCTGTAATTAATCTAGCACTTTAAAAAGTGTCAAACAAGTTTGTTTCACCAATGTTTACAGTATTCAATAAACTGAAACATTACCTTTATTTTAATCTATCTTTTCTGCTCAAAACCAATCTTATGCCTTCTGCTGTTGTAATTAATTCTGCTACTTCAAACAATACAAAACCGCTACTAATTTTAGTGGATGGTCATTCTTTAGCCTTTCGTGCCTACTATGCTTTTAATAATTCTCGACGGGAACCTTTAATTACTTCTACAGGTATTCCCACTAGTATTTGCTTCGGATTTATCAATTCTTTATTACAGGTATTAGAAACAGAATCCCCACAGTTTATGGCGATCGCTTTTGATTTAGGGGAGCTAACTTTTCGCCATGAAGCTGATGACAACTATAAGAGCAATCGCGTCGATACTCCCGAAGACTTTATTCCTGATATCCACAACTTAAAAAAGTTACTCCAGGCATTTAATCTGGCTATTGTTACTCAGCCAGGATATGAAGCCGATGATATTTTAGGAACAATTGCCACCAAAGCTAGTGCAGCAGGTTATCGAGTCAAAATTGTCACGGGCGATCGCGATTTATTTCAACTAGTAGACGATGCAAGAGGAATCAGCGTTTTATATCTGCACAATCAAGTTTTTAGAAAAACAGCTCAAAGCTATACCGAGTTTGATCGCGCTGGCGTAATTGAGAAGATGGGAGTTACTCCCGAACAAATAGTGGATTTCAAAGCTCTGTGTGGTGATAAATCCGACTGTATTCCAGGAGTGAAAGGAATTGGCGAAAAAACGGCAATTAAGCTTTTAGAAGAGTATCCTACTTTAGCAGAAGTTTATGACAATCTAGAACAAATCAAAGGAGCAACTAAACAGAAATTAGCCACAGGTAAAGAAGATGCATTGCACTCACAATTTTTAGCACAGATTGAAATTAATTCTCCCCTGGAAATCGATTTAAACAACTGTAAATTGGTTGGGTTTGAGCCAGATAATGTATTACCACTGCTCCAAGAATTAGAGCTAAACAAAGCAATTAGCAATCTAAATAAACTTCAGGTAAGACTTGGAGGCGAAGCTGAAATTAAAGTGATTGATGTTGTCCCTACAGGAACAAATGAGCGCAATGGTCAACTTTCTTTATTTGCTGATAGTGTTCGCGCCGATTTAGAACCAGAAGAACTCGTGGATCTATTCAAACCCCAATTAAATACGCAAATTATTGATACCGAAGCTAAGTTAAAACAGTTAGTCAAAACATTAAAAAAACATACCGATTCCGAAAAACCCGTAGCTTGGGATACCGAGACTACTTCGTTAGAAACTCATCTGGCTGAATTGGTGGGTATTGGCTGTTGTTGGGGCGATCGCAATACCGATATTGCCTATATTCCCCTGGCTCATACAGCAGGAACACAGTTAGACCAAAAATTGGTTTTAGCTACCCTTCAACCAATATTAGAGAGCGATCGATATCCTACGGCGCTACAAAATGCTAAGTTCGATCGCTTAGTGTTACATCACCAGGGTATTAATCTGGCGGGAGTGGTGTTTGATACCATGCTGGCAAGCTATGTGCTTAATCCTGAAATGACCCATAATTTGGGAGATTTATCCAAACGCTATGGGTTAGAAATTGCTGCCAAAAGCTATAAAGATCTGGGTGTACCCAAAGGTAAGACGATCGCCGATTTAGACATTGCGGTGGTGGCAGATTATTGTGGACTAGATGTTTACGCAACCTATTATTTAGTGGGTAAGTTAAAAGCCAAGTTAGTTGAGTTTCCCAAGCTGGCAAAACTATTATTAGAAGTAGAGCAACCTTTAGAACCCGTATTAGCGACGATGGAAAATACGGGCATCAGTTTAGATACCGCATATCTGCATCAATTTTCTCAACAGCTAGATCGAGATCTGCAAAAGCTAGAACAATCGACTTATGCAGCAGCGGGAGAAGAATTCAATTTAAGTTCACCCAAGCAACTGAGCGTAATCTTGTTTGAGAAACTGGGATTAGATCGCAAAAAGTCTCGTAAAACTAAGACAGGCTATTCCACCAATCAACAGGTACTAGAAAAGCTGCGGGGTGATCATCCTGTGATTGACAATATGCTAGAACATCGTACTCTAGCCAAACTAAAATCAACTTATGTTGATGCTTTACCCGCCCTAGTGCGAAAGTCGACAGGAAGATTACATACCGACTTTAATCAAACAGTGGTTGCAACAGGAAGACTATCTTCTTCTAACCCTAACCTGCAAAATATTCCGATTCGGACAGAGTTTTCCCGTCAGATACGCCAGGCATTTATCCCTCAAGCAGGTTGGCTATTAGTAGCAGCAGACTATTCCCAAATTGAACTGAGAATTCTCGCACACCTAAGTCAAGAGCCAGTGTTAATCGATGCCTACCGTAATAACAGAGATGTTCATCGCGTGACGGCTCGATTATTGTTTGACAAAGAAGACATCACTTCAGAAGAAAGACGCTTAGGTAAGATTATTAACTTCGGTGTAATCTATGGCATGGGAGCGCAAAGATTCTCACGGGAATCTGGTTTTCAAGTAGATATTGGCAAACAGTTTATCGAAAAATACCGTCAACAATACGCTAAGGTATTTGAGTATTTAGAAGG is a genomic window of Coleofasciculaceae cyanobacterium containing:
- a CDS encoding adenine phosphoribosyltransferase, which produces MELKSLIRDIADFPQPGILYRDITTLLNNPQGLQYTIDRLTEQCQTANLAPDYVVGMESRGFIFATPLAYQLKAGFVPVRKPGKLPAPIHSVAYELEYGIDRLEIHQDAIAPNAKVLIVDDLLATGGTAKATAELLSQMKAEVIGFAFVIELLALKGKEKLPNVPLISLVKY
- a CDS encoding site-2 protease family protein is translated as MIDGSESLATFILLAAVVAILVWGYNRAKTYGRLGILAWLQSIVLMSPWLLFFGLFALGIYLNLVGILFLLLVSIAVYIWLGKQLRAAGQEALLQQKAAERIKQQAEIEQVSPAPNSNELEQKAVIEVSPIPDEDLTALKAIFGIDTFFATETIPYQDGAIFKGNLRSEPDIAYSKMSQKLDRAFDDKYRLFLVESPEERPVVVILPKTNDPQTTTLAQKNLALVLLIGTILTSLEAASLLQGFDLFNDFSRYGEVIPLSLGLWSVLIAHEIGHRVIANRYHIRLSIPFFLPSWQIGSFGAITRFESLLPNRTALFDISFAGPAVAGVVSLLLLVSGLTLSHPGSMFQLPTEFFRASILVGTLAKVILGSALEKAVVDIHPLVIIGWLGLVITALNLLPAGKLDGGRIVHAIYGRKTARRATLATLIILGIVSLFNPANPIPLYWSVLILFLQRDLERPVQNELTEPDDSRAAWALLALFLMLATLIPLSAGLAGRIGLGA
- a CDS encoding ATP-dependent Zn protease — its product is MPQTALNLIAVGIFLMTMTSLLGPIFQIPPVVPAAVTFGILSLATVDTLSWNSRGVSLLLDLFASQEQRQRIINHEAGHFLTAYFLGIPITGYTLTAWEVLKQGRLGSGGVSFDTEALTARPFQFEAMRLTLERFSTVWMAGIAAETIVYGDAQGGAEDRQQLRQALVMAGLPEVGYPQKERWAKLQATNLLTRHQQSYEALVEAMKQRASVAECYAVIQQYCDADSEQLAASN
- a CDS encoding DUF2996 domain-containing protein, producing the protein MAEETNKQDRAKPAAEKKADAKPAAKTAAKKAKPPKLEDKPFSEFIQEHYLPALKEAMAGEGIEEVDLTFVEQGVPIKGANSNEPCWQVVGKWQNGDRAFNLYFPDEDISGQKAFSYSTYGINPSTIESFMIDERRVNLELLVMYTVQRLNAQKWLTRN
- a CDS encoding DUF4335 domain-containing protein; this translates as MNTKRQYSLPNCNLILEGLEDTDTENVDILDGKPPMSILINAECHLLGSNQKLSGGSVFLKNLSYAVSNYAQGLLSGLPQTARHAAEYPQVSMTNLAEQHLHRLTFEPEPEGEEIKTEIDLTTVELFDLVDAIDQFYADRSTLPNMTLDLQSVSRRYRKPEQPLAERLTPVAIGFTGLAIAAGAFFVIPPPEIRPPESTPINQTNQTKPSTTETTPLNEE
- a CDS encoding creatininase family protein, yielding MMHGFIPPQRYFPYLTWKEIEQMPDKENVVIIQPIGAIEQHGPHLPIAVDSAISLGVLGKALGQLEKDIPAYALPCLYYGKSNEHSGFPGTITLSANTLLSVITEMAMSIYRSGFRKLVLMNSHGGQPQIMEIAARDVHQKHPDFAVFPLFTWRVPHNAADLLTPKEQEYGIHAGDAETSLMLSLLPKQVQMNQAVKEYPQGLPENSLLDMEGKLPFAWLTKELSKSGVMGDATIATKEKGDRILQSVAGGWVQVIQDIYKFQQPHL
- a CDS encoding DUF3110 domain-containing protein, with translation MLVYILLFNAGTDNEGIHTVQMSDRNTILMFQEEDDALRYAGLLEAQDFPEPKVEAIDSEEVEQFCRQADYDSKIIEPGELEIPPEKNVEDLSWDESQPENIDTASEAESIANDELERIRRQLEGLL
- a CDS encoding DUF3038 domain-containing protein — its product is MSQSASLESDFADSINSPASILNTLPDISLPSKGCSPHTQQQIDLLLLALEALELGASEQMLATARQLGIEPIIKHRVNLWRLRCSNPWRRSYTRDYLSLDQAKALVIIAAYRAKDLMVVIRQLLVAEQQMREKNLPLDNHFRLSEYLERFRAHFRSRMNSRRAKVSAYIASEEQLNELALSLLNKLLFCTGTKGMQRVWFSLFDGEVA
- the murQ gene encoding N-acetylmuramic acid 6-phosphate etherase; amino-acid sequence: MNNLQSRGHLLTEQINPQSQNLDSLSTLEIVDLFNQEDRQTIKAIAQARVSLAKTIDLAAAAFRQGGRLFYVGAGTSGRLGVLDAAECPPTFCTPPELVQGILAGGTAALIKSSEALEDRPEDGAQAIRDRQITPVDVVIGITAGGTTPFVHGALREAKLLGATTVAMSCVSAEQVPIDADVDIRLLVGAEILAGSTRLKAGTVTKMALNIISTGAMVRYGKVYGNRMIDVAVTNDKLRDRALRIIADLTDLDRQAAGELLAKSQNKVKLALLIYWTGMDSAAAEALLNEPQENLRSLIERQAPNS
- a CDS encoding nuclear transport factor 2 family protein, coding for MLAPEVIFTNHLGQVLGKQDDLEAHQSGTLKVEVLTPFEQHIQLIKDVAIVTVRVHLAGSYAGITSEGDFRFTRVWTLSSNGAWQIIVAHSSVVTQ